GAACGTGGTTCGCCGTCGCGTGGGCGGGCGCCGTGCGCGGGGCCCGCATGCGCGGCGCCGTACGAGCGGATCGCCCGCCGTCGCTGTTCCACCTCGCGGTCGGCTTCGTCACCGAGTTCCTCGACACGCTCGGGATCGGGTCGTTCGCGACCACCACGACCGCGTACCGACTCGCACGCGGCGTCGACGACCGGCTGCTGCCCGGCACGCTCAACGTCGGGCACGCGCTCCCGACCATCGCTCAGGCCCTCATCTACGTGACGATCCTGGTGGTCGACATGACGACGCTCGTCGCCATGATCGGGGCCGCCGTGGGCGGTGCCTGGCTCGGCTCGGGCGTCGTCGCCGGCTGGCCGCGGCGCACCGTCCGCGTCGCCATGGGCTCGGCCCTCGTCGTTGCCGCGATGATCATGCTGGGGAGCGTCCTCGGTTGGCTCCCGAAAGGCGGCGATGCAGTCGCGCTCTCGGGCGTGCGGCTCGCCGTGGGGATCGCCGGCAATTTCGTCCTGGGCGCGCTCATGACGATCGGCATCGGACTCTATGCGCCGTGCCTCATCCTGGTGAGCCTGCTCGGCATGAGCCCGACCGCGGCGTTTCCGATCATGATGGGGTCGTGCGCATTCCTGATGCCGGTCGGCAGCATGCGGTTCATCCGCCGCGACGCCTACGACCTGCGCGCCGCGCTCGGCCTCACCTGGGCGGGTATCCCCGGCGTGCTGGTCGCGGCGTTCCTCGTCCGCTCGCTGTCGCTCGACGCCGTGCGCTGGCTCGTCATCGTCGTCGTGACGTACACGGCGGCGACGATGCTGGCGGCGGCGCGGCGCGAGGCGTGACGGCGGGCGGCGGGCGGCGGTCCGCGAGGGCGGGAGGCGAGGCCTCGGCTTCAAGCTCCGCCGCGCGACAACACACGCGCCTCGTCACGGGCCTACCTTTCGTCGCGCCGCTACGCAGGCGCCTCCGCCTCGCCTCCCGACCTCGCGACTCACCATCGCCACGTCTCGGCTACACCAACCACCAAGAGGCAACCGGCGTGCGACGCGACGCCGGTCTGCGATGCGTGCGGCGTCGAAGCGCCTATCGCGATGGCCTGTCGCGAGGTCGAGGGCGAGGCGGAGGCGCCTGCGTAGCGGCGCGACGCCCCGTCGGGCTGTGACGTGCCGTGTGTGTTGTCGCGCCGCTTCGCGGAAGCCGAAGCCGCAGCCTCGCCCTCGACCTCGCGGCACCGACGCCGCGGTCAGCGGGCCCCGAGCGCCGCTTCGATGGCCGAAAGAAGCGCCGGGTCGTCGGGCGCCACGTTGCTCGGGAAGAAGCCACGCACCTCGCCGTCCTTGCCGACGACGTACTTGCAGAAGTTCCAGTTGGGCGCCTTGCCGCCCTTCTCGAGGAACTCGTACACCGGCGACTGGCCGGGGCCGGGCTTCGTCTCGAGCTTGGCGAAGAGCGGGAACTTCACGCCGAAGTTGCGCTCGCAGAAAGTGTGGATCTGCTCCGCGCTGCCCGGCTCCTGGCCGCCGAACTCGTTGCTCGGAAAGCCGAGGACCGCGAAGCCGCGGGCCGACAGGCGATCGTGGAGCTGTTGCAGCCCGGTGTACTGCGGCGTGAACCCGCATTCGCTCGCGACGTTCACCGCGAGGGTCACCTTGCCGCGGAGCTGGCCCAGGTCGAAGGGCTTCCCGTCGAGCGCCGGCACCGTGAGATCGTAGAGCGACATGGGGACGGTATCGTCCATCCGCCGCCTTCCCGGCAAGCCACCCTCGCGACCCGATCGTTCAGAGGACGAGGCTCGTGCCGGACGAGCCGTGCTCGAGGATGCGCCGGCAGACGCCGGCGATCGTCGCGCCCGCCTCGTCGGGCGCGAGCCCGGCCGGACGGATGTTCGAGATGCACTTGCGATCGGCGTCGGTCGTGCCAGGGCCGGGCCGCCACGTGAGGTAGCAGCCGAGGCTGTCGGCCGAGCCCAGCCCGGGGCGCTCGCCGATCAGGTGCACGACCAGCGTGGCGCCGACGGCCGCGCCGATCTGGTCCGCGACCGCGACCCGCCCGCCGCGGACCGCGACGGGCACGCCGACCGGGCCGAGCGCGGTCAGGTGGCGGTCGAGCCCGGCGTGGACGCGCTCGAAGTGCGCCTCGGCCGCGCGCGCCGAGAGCCCGTCGGAGAGCACCACCTGGACGAGCGGCGGCTGCGGAGTCGCGCGCCGGATCTCCGCGAGCGCCGCCTCCGGCACGGTGCGGCCGAGCGGAGGACGGCGAACGTAGCTCGCGCGATCGGGCGCGTTCGACGTGACGACGACGAAGCCGAGCGCGCGCAGGCGGTCCACGAAGGCCGGGCTCCACTCGCTCCAGACGGCGTCGCGCGCGGCAGCGTGATCGCGCTGGAAGGCGAGCCACGTGGACGTCCGCGGCCGCACGCCGGCGCGACCGACCGCGAGACGCGCCGGCGTCGTGCGCCGGGCGCGACCCAGGTCGAAGCTCACAGGAGCGCCTCGGCGTCGCCGGCTCGCGCCGTGAGCCGCCCGTGCTCCATGAGACCGCGCGTCTCGAGCCACGCCTCGAACTCGGGCGCCGGCCGGCGCCCGAGCAGCTCGCGCAGCGCCGCGGCGTCGTGGAACGACGAGGTCTGGTACGACAGCATGCAGTCGTCGCCCATCGGCACGGCCATCAGATAGTTGCAGCCGGCGGCCACCAGGAGGACGGCCAGGTTCTCCAGGTCGTTCTGGTCGGCCGCCATGTGGTTCGTGTAGCAGACGTCGACGCCCATCGGGACGCCGAGGAGCTTGCCCATGAAGTGATCCTCGAGCCCGGCACGGATCACCTGCCGCGCGTCCCACAGGTACTCGGGCCCGATGAAGCCGACGACCGAGTTCACGAGCAGCGGCCGGTAGCGCCGCGCGACGCCGTAGCAGCGCGCCTCCAGCGTCACCTGGTCGAGGCCCGCGTGCGCGGCGCTCGACAGCTCGGAGCCCTGCCCCGTCTCGAAATACCAGCGCGCCGGGCCCTCCAGGCGCCCGCGCGCGCGGATCGCCGCGTCCGCGTCGTCGAGCAGCGCCAGGTCGACGCCGAACGCGCGATTGCCGGCCGCCGTCCCGGCGACGGACTGGAAGAGCAGGTCGAGCGGTGCGCCGCCCTCGAGCGCATGCATCTGCGTCGTCGCGTGCGCGAGCACCGAGATCTGGGTCGGCACCGCGAGGCGCTCGCGCAGCTCCGCGAGCGCGTCCGCGAGCCGCCGCACGACCTCGACGCGATCGTCGACCGGATTGATGCCGATGACCGCGTCGCCACAGCCGTAGGCGAGCCCCTCGAGCGTGCTCGCGAGCACGCCGTCGACGCCGTCGCGGGGATGGTTCGGCTGCACGCGCGTCGCGAGCCGGCCGGGTCCGCCGAGCGTCGTGCGGCCCGCGACGACGACCGGCAGCTTCTGCGCCGCCAGCATGAGGTCGAGGTTCGACATCAGCTTCGCGACCGCGGCGGCCATCTCCGGCAGCAGGCCCGGGCGCAGCGCGGCCAGCGTTTCCGGCGGATCGGCGAGCAGGCGCTCGCGCAGCTCCCCCACCGTCCATCCGGCCAGGTGCTCGTAGACGGCGCCGTCGAGTGCCGCGAGGAACGCGCGGCTGAGCTCGTCGTCCTCCGGCGCGAGGAGCGGCTCCTCGACGAACGCGCGCAGCGCGACGTCGGCGAGCGCCGCCTTCGCGGCCACCCGCTCGGCGCCGTCGGCGGCGGCGAGGCCGGCGAGCTCGTCGCCCGACTTCGGCTCGTTCGCCTTCGCCATCACCTCGGCGAGCGACGCGAACGTGCGGCCCTGCCCCCGCAGCACCATGAACGCGACGCGACGATAGGGAGCGCCCGGGCGCCGCGCAAGCAGGTCAGGGGTGCCTGGGCACGAAGTCGGCGAGCGCGCTCGTGAGGTCGAGGTCCTCGCGCTCGGCGGCGGCGAGCACCCTGCGGCGGAGCGCATCGTCGTCGCGATGGACGGCGAGCGCCGCCAGCGCGTCGCGGGCGTCGGGCCCGTTGCCCTCGGCGACCAGCGAGAGCAGGAACGCGAACGCGGGCTCCCGGCGCTGCATGGCGATGGCGAGGAGCGCCGTCCTGCGCACCGGCGGGCGGGTCGTTCGCTGCCACCAGGCGCGCAGCAGCTTGAACGCCGCCTCGGCACGCGACTCGCCGAGCGCGATCGCCGCGGCCTCGCAGCGCGGACCCTCGCCTTCGGCGAGCAGGCGCTCGAAGAACGGGAGCGAGGCCCTCGGCGCGACCTTCAGCAGCGCGGCGAGGCACTCGGAGACGACCTGCGGCTCGGCGTCGCCGGCGAGGATCTTCATCCGCAGGAGGGGCGCTCCGCGTTCGCTCTCGGTGCAGGCGATCGCGCGCGCGGCGATGACGCGCACGCCGGCGTCGGCGTCCGCGAGGAGATCGACGATCTCGTCGACCGCCGCCGGATGGTGCATCTGCGCGAGCCCGACCGCGCAGGCCGCACGAAAATCGCCGGCGGTGTCGCGCGTTCCGCCGGTGACCGGCTCGCGTTGCACGAAGTGGACGCCGGCGAGGAAGGCGCGTCCGCCCGGATGCCCGAGCCGGTCGAGCGCGCCGGCGATGGCCGTCTTCGCGTGACACCCCGGATCGGCCTTCGCCGGGCTCCCGACGAGCCGCTCGCACGCGCGCGCGAGATCGGGCTCGAGGTCGGCCGCGTCGAGCTCGCCGGCGAGCTTCGCCGCACGGGCGACGACGGCAGGGTGCTTGCCCGCGAGCGCCGAGCGGAGCCGTGCGATCGCGTCGGGCGTGACGGGCCGACCGCGCAGGTGACCCAAGGCTTCCAGGTCCTGGTCCGACCGCGTCGGCATCACGGCCTCGCGATCCCGAGCTTCGCTGCGAGCACGGGCGCCACGAGGCTCGCGACCCGCTCCGCTCCGTCGGCGTCGAAGTGGCCCCAGTCGTCGCTGAACCCCGAGCGCGCGACCGCGTCATGGAGATCGAGGAACGTAGCGCCGCCGGCGTCGACGAGCTGCCGGAGCGCGAGCATGCGCTCGGCGTAGCGCTCGGGGTCGTACAGCCCGTGCTCGGCGAGGACGTCGCGCGGCACCGGGCTCGCCACCACCACCACCTCCACGCCCGCCGTTCTGGCGAGCCGCAGGGCCGCGGCGAGCATGCGCATCGCGTCGCGACGCTGCGCGAGCGGCGTGTCGTACTCGCCGAGGAGGCTCGCTTCGGCGAGCGGCCGCAGGCGCTCCTGCGCTTCCACGAGCTCGGGTGTGCGCTCGGGGCCGAGAGCGCTCCAGAGCTGCGCGTCCTGCGTCCCGGCTCGCAGGCCGTCGAGCAGGAACACGCCGCGCGACACGGCGTCCACCGCGAGCGTGCGGTAGAGCAGGAGCTGCGGCATGGTCACGCCGCGCTCGACGAACGGGAGCACGATCGCGTGCGGCAGCTCGCTCGCCGGCAGCGCGCCGCACAGGTCGGCGAACGGCAGCCCCCGGCCGCCGAACATGCGAAGGTTCGCGACCACGACGACCACGCTGGGCCGCGCCCGCAAAACGGGGCCCATGAGACAGTAGAAGTGATACGGGCCGAGGCCGACCCACGCCACGATCCGGCTCGTCACGGCCGCCGGCGTGAGCACGCGCTCGGCCACGATCTCGGCCCAGGAGCGCGCCTTCACGCCGCGCAGGAGCGTCGAGTCGCCGAGCCACGTGACGAGCGATCGACCCGGGGGATCGGGCTGCTCGGCCTTGGCGAGCAGCCCACGGTAGGCGTAGGTCGCGCGGCCTCGTGCGAGGGCGGCCGGACCGACCGTCGCGGCGAGCGCGACCCCGAGGAGGACGAGCGCGCCGGCGACGACCGCGCTCAGCACGGCGACGCGTCGCACGCCGCCGGCTCACACCCGCGCGCCGACCAGCGCCTGCACCGCCTCGGTGATGCCGTCGACGGAGAGGTGGAACATCGGGAAGAGCTTCCGGATGACTCGCGTCGTCTGCACGAACTCCCACTCCTTCGGCGGCTCGGGGTTGACCCACACGGCGCGATCGAAATGGTCGACCAGGCGCTGCAGCCACGTGATCCCCGGCGTCTGCGTGTGGCGGCGCGGATCGATGTTGCCGTACGACTCGAGCAGCTCGGCCGGGTGCATGGCCGCGTCACCGACGACGACGACCTTCCAGCGCCCATCCAAGCGCCGAAGGAGATCGCCGGTCGGGATCGCGTCCGCCGTCAGCATGCGCGCCCGCGAGTAGACGTGGTCGTAGACGCAGTTGTGGAAGTAGTACGGCTCGAAGGCGCGCAGCCCGCGCTCCTCGTGCAGCGCGGTCAGCAGCTGGCTCATGGCCTCGGTGTGCGGATCCATCGTGCCCCCGACGTCCATCAGGAGCAGCAGGCGCACGTCGTTCTTGCGCGGTGCACGGAACACGAGCTCGATCTCGCCCGCGTTCTTGCAGGTCTCGTCGATCGTCTCGTCGAGGTCGAGCTCGGTCTGGAGTCCGGCCCGCGTCAGCTGCCGCAGGCGCTTCAAGGCGACGCGCATCTGGCGCATGTCGAGCTGGACGTCGGTGCGGTAGTCCTCGAACCGCCGCTCCTCGGCCACCTTCATGGCCGAGCGGCTGCGCGACTCGCCGCCGACGCGAATGCCCGTGGGATGCGTCCCGTTGTTGCCGTACGGCGAGCGGCCGCCCGTGCCGACCCAGCGGTTGCCGCCGTCGTGGCGCTCGGTCTGCTCGGCGAGCGTCTCGAGGAAGCGCCGCATGAGCTCGTCCGAGGTGAGGCGCTGGAGCTCGGCCAGCTGCTCGGGCGTGAGCTGCGGCAGGTCCTTCGCGTTGCGGAGCCAGTCGAGGATCTTCTCCGTGACGTCGTCGCCGAGCGCGCCCTCGACGCCCTTGAACACGCGGGCGAAGACGCGATCGTAGGCGTCGAAGTAGGTCTCGCTCTTCACCAGGCAGGCGCGCCCCAGGTGGTAGAAGCGCAGCAGGCTCGAGCCGTGCAGGCCCTGCTCGAGCGCCTCCAGGAACGTCCGCCACTCCTGGACCGCGACCGGGACGCCGGCATCGCGCAGCCCATAGAAGAGGTCCAGAAACATCGTCAGCGGGCTCCAGGGTGCTTCATCGTCACCGTCTCGCGCGCCTCGAGCCGCCCGCCGGCCTCGATCCATGCCTTGAACACCCGCGGGGCGTCACGCGCCGGATTGTACACATCCTCCTCGGACTTCCAGAGCCCGCCGCCTCCATAGACGATGCGCGTCCAGTTCGGGAACTGGAACGGCTTGCCGTCGGGCCGCAGCGGGGCCGGGAACTGGTTCTGGCACTGGAAGACGATCGCGCCGCGCTCCTCGTCGAGCACCCACCAGTCCTGCGGAAACGTCATGCGCGGGAACGGCGCCATGACGCCGGTGATCCACTCGCGGATCGCCGCGCGACCCTTGAGCTCCCCGTAGGCGTGTTCGACGTACTCGGCGTCCTCGGTGAAGACGGCGGCCCAGATGCTCCAGTCCCCCGTGCGCGACGCCTCGTCGCGGGCCTCTTTGTAGCGCTCGAAGGCGGCCAGGATCTCGTCGCGCGAGTGCGCACCCATCATGCGCTCTCGGCGCGCAGCGACGCGATCACGTCGTCGGCGTAGCGGCGGAGGTAGTCGATCTTCTCCTGGAGCGGCGTGTCCGGTTGGTTGTACGGATCGCGAAAGCCGACGATCACGTCGGTGACCCCGAGATCCTCGAGCATGCGGACGCCGTCCGCGCCGTAGGCGTAGAGCGAGATCGCGTGGACCTCGAACTTTTCGCGCTCGCGACCGTACTCCCGCCGCAGGTCCGCCAGGCGTTTCAAGTACCCGACGAGCGCATCGTGATCGCCGCCGGCGTGCATCCAGCCGTCGCCGAGGCGCGCCGCCCGGCGCAAGGCCGGTTCGGTGTGACCGCCGACGAGGATCGGGATCGGCTCGGCCGGCACCGGGCAGATCTTGATGCTCGGCACGTCGTAGTGGCGTCCGTGAAACGCGAAATAGCCGCCACGCGTGAGCCCGCGGATGATCGCGATCATCTCGTCCATGCGCTTGCCGCGCGTCGTCCAGTCGGTGCCCGTCACCTGGAAGTCCTCCGGCCATGGCGAGAGGCCGACGCCGAAGCCGAAGCGGCCCGACGTCATGACGGCGACCGACGCCGCGGCCTTCGCGACGAGGACCGGCTGGCGGATCGGCAGCTTCACGACGAAGGTCGTGAAGCGCAGCCGCGCCGTCACGGCGCCCATGGCGGGAATCAGCGTGAACGGCTCGATGAACGGCTTGTTCTCCAGGAACTCG
The Candidatus Eisenbacteria bacterium DNA segment above includes these coding regions:
- a CDS encoding glutathione peroxidase; translated protein: MDDTVPMSLYDLTVPALDGKPFDLGQLRGKVTLAVNVASECGFTPQYTGLQQLHDRLSARGFAVLGFPSNEFGGQEPGSAEQIHTFCERNFGVKFPLFAKLETKPGPGQSPVYEFLEKGGKAPNWNFCKYVVGKDGEVRGFFPSNVAPDDPALLSAIEAALGAR
- a CDS encoding nuclear transport factor 2 family protein, whose amino-acid sequence is MMGAHSRDEILAAFERYKEARDEASRTGDWSIWAAVFTEDAEYVEHAYGELKGRAAIREWITGVMAPFPRMTFPQDWWVLDEERGAIVFQCQNQFPAPLRPDGKPFQFPNWTRIVYGGGGLWKSEEDVYNPARDAPRVFKAWIEAGGRLEARETVTMKHPGAR
- a CDS encoding TIGR03619 family F420-dependent LLM class oxidoreductase; this encodes MRFSYAEALCDPAHYLPLARAVEEAGWDSFIVPDSICYPEVSDSKYPYTPDGNREFLENKPFIEPFTLIPAMGAVTARLRFTTFVVKLPIRQPVLVAKAAASVAVMTSGRFGFGVGLSPWPEDFQVTGTDWTTRGKRMDEMIAIIRGLTRGGYFAFHGRHYDVPSIKICPVPAEPIPILVGGHTEPALRRAARLGDGWMHAGGDHDALVGYLKRLADLRREYGREREKFEVHAISLYAYGADGVRMLEDLGVTDVIVGFRDPYNQPDTPLQEKIDYLRRYADDVIASLRAESA
- a CDS encoding ethanolamine ammonia-lyase subunit EutB, translated to MVLRGQGRTFASLAEVMAKANEPKSGDELAGLAAADGAERVAAKAALADVALRAFVEEPLLAPEDDELSRAFLAALDGAVYEHLAGWTVGELRERLLADPPETLAALRPGLLPEMAAAVAKLMSNLDLMLAAQKLPVVVAGRTTLGGPGRLATRVQPNHPRDGVDGVLASTLEGLAYGCGDAVIGINPVDDRVEVVRRLADALAELRERLAVPTQISVLAHATTQMHALEGGAPLDLLFQSVAGTAAGNRAFGVDLALLDDADAAIRARGRLEGPARWYFETGQGSELSSAAHAGLDQVTLEARCYGVARRYRPLLVNSVVGFIGPEYLWDARQVIRAGLEDHFMGKLLGVPMGVDVCYTNHMAADQNDLENLAVLLVAAGCNYLMAVPMGDDCMLSYQTSSFHDAAALRELLGRRPAPEFEAWLETRGLMEHGRLTARAGDAEALL
- a CDS encoding HEAT repeat domain-containing protein, with the translated sequence MPTRSDQDLEALGHLRGRPVTPDAIARLRSALAGKHPAVVARAAKLAGELDAADLEPDLARACERLVGSPAKADPGCHAKTAIAGALDRLGHPGGRAFLAGVHFVQREPVTGGTRDTAGDFRAACAVGLAQMHHPAAVDEIVDLLADADAGVRVIAARAIACTESERGAPLLRMKILAGDAEPQVVSECLAALLKVAPRASLPFFERLLAEGEGPRCEAAAIALGESRAEAAFKLLRAWWQRTTRPPVRRTALLAIAMQRREPAFAFLLSLVAEGNGPDARDALAALAVHRDDDALRRRVLAAAEREDLDLTSALADFVPRHP
- a CDS encoding sulfite exporter TauE/SafE family protein; translated protein: MSAGKTMLLALLAALGTWFAVAWAGAVRGARMRGAVRADRPPSLFHLAVGFVTEFLDTLGIGSFATTTTAYRLARGVDDRLLPGTLNVGHALPTIAQALIYVTILVVDMTTLVAMIGAAVGGAWLGSGVVAGWPRRTVRVAMGSALVVAAMIMLGSVLGWLPKGGDAVALSGVRLAVGIAGNFVLGALMTIGIGLYAPCLILVSLLGMSPTAAFPIMMGSCAFLMPVGSMRFIRRDAYDLRAALGLTWAGIPGVLVAAFLVRSLSLDAVRWLVIVVVTYTAATMLAAARREA
- the eutC gene encoding ethanolamine ammonia-lyase subunit EutC, with product MSFDLGRARRTTPARLAVGRAGVRPRTSTWLAFQRDHAAARDAVWSEWSPAFVDRLRALGFVVVTSNAPDRASYVRRPPLGRTVPEAALAEIRRATPQPPLVQVVLSDGLSARAAEAHFERVHAGLDRHLTALGPVGVPVAVRGGRVAVADQIGAAVGATLVVHLIGERPGLGSADSLGCYLTWRPGPGTTDADRKCISNIRPAGLAPDEAGATIAGVCRRILEHGSSGTSLVL
- a CDS encoding VWA domain-containing protein codes for the protein MFLDLFYGLRDAGVPVAVQEWRTFLEALEQGLHGSSLLRFYHLGRACLVKSETYFDAYDRVFARVFKGVEGALGDDVTEKILDWLRNAKDLPQLTPEQLAELQRLTSDELMRRFLETLAEQTERHDGGNRWVGTGGRSPYGNNGTHPTGIRVGGESRSRSAMKVAEERRFEDYRTDVQLDMRQMRVALKRLRQLTRAGLQTELDLDETIDETCKNAGEIELVFRAPRKNDVRLLLLMDVGGTMDPHTEAMSQLLTALHEERGLRAFEPYYFHNCVYDHVYSRARMLTADAIPTGDLLRRLDGRWKVVVVGDAAMHPAELLESYGNIDPRRHTQTPGITWLQRLVDHFDRAVWVNPEPPKEWEFVQTTRVIRKLFPMFHLSVDGITEAVQALVGARV